In Papio anubis isolate 15944 chromosome 20, Panubis1.0, whole genome shotgun sequence, a single window of DNA contains:
- the PLD3 gene encoding phospholipase D3, whose amino-acid sequence MKPKLMYQELKVPAEEPANELPMNEIEAWKAAEKKARWVLLVLILAVVGFGALMTQLFLWEYGDLHLFGPNQRPAPCYDPCEAVLVESIPEGLDFPNASTGNPSTSQAWLGLLAGAHSSLDIASFYWTLTNNDTHTQEPSAQQGEEVLRQLQTLAPKGVNVRIAVSKPNGPQPQTDLQALLQSGAQVRMVDMQKLTHGVLHTKFWVVDQTHFYLGSANMDWRSLTQVKELGVVMYNCSCLARDLTKIFEAYWFLGQAGSSIPSTWPRFYDTRYNQETPMEICLNGTPALAYLASAPPPLCPSGRTPDLKALLNVVDNARSFIYIAVMNYLPTLEFSHPHRFWPAIDDGLRRAAYERGVKVRLLVSCWGHSEPSMRAFLLSLAALRDNHTHSDIQVKLFVVPADEAQARIPYARVNHNKYMVTERATYIGTSNWSGNYFTETAGTSLLVTQNGRGSLRSQLEAIFLRDWDSPYSHDLDASADSVGNACRLL is encoded by the exons ATGAAGCCTAAACTGATGTACCAGGAG CTGAAGGTGCCTGCAGAGGAGCCCGCCAACGAGCTGCCCATGAATGAGATTGAGGCATGGAAGGCTGCGGAAAAG aAAGCCCGCTGGGTCCTGCTGGTCCTCATTCTGGCGGTTGTGGGCTTCGGAGCCCTGATGACTCAGCTGTTTCTATGGGAATACGGCGACTTGCATCTCTTTGGACCCAACCAGCGCCCAGCCCCCTGCTATGACCCTTGCGA AGCAGTGCTGGTGGAAAGCATTCCTGAGGGCCTGGACTTCCCCAATGCCTCCACGGGGAACCCTTCCACCAGCCAGGCCTGGCTGGGCCTGCTCGCCGGTGCGCACAGCAGCCTGGACATCGCCTCCTTCTACTGGACCCTCACCAACAATGACACCCACACGCAGGAGCCCTCTGCCCAGCAG GGTGAGGAGGTCCTCCGGCAGCTGCAGACCCTGGCACCAAAGGGCGTGAATGTCCGCATCGCTGTGAGCAAGCCCAACGGGCCCCAGCCACAGACGGACCTGCAGGCCCTGCTGCAGAGTG GTGCCCAGGTCCGCATGGTGGACATGCAGAAGCTGACCCATGGCGTCCTGCATACCAAGTTCTGGGTGGTGGACCAGACCCACTTCTACCTGGGCAGTGCCAACATGGACTGGCGTTCACTGACCCAG GTCAAGGAGCTGGGCGTGGTCATGTACAACTGCAGCTGCCTGGCTCGAGACCTGACCAAGATCTTTGAGGCCTACTGGTTCCTGGGCCAGGCAGGCAGCTCCATCCCATCAACTTGGCCCCGGTTCTATGACACCCGCTATAACCAAGAGACACCAATGGAGATCTGCCTCAATGGAACCCCTGCTCTGGCCTACCTGGCG AGTGCGCCCCCACCCCTGTGTCCAAGTGGCCGCACTCCAGACCTGAAGGCTCTACTCAACGTGGTGGACAATGCGCGGAGTTTCATCTACATCGCAGTCATGAACTACCTGCCCACTCTGGAGTTCTCCCACCCTCACAG GTTCTGGCCTGCCATTGACGATGGGCTGCGACGGGCCGCCTATGAGCGTGGCGTCAAGGTGCGCCTGCTCGTCAGCTGCTGGGGACACTCGGAGCCATCCATGCGGGCCTTCCTGCTCTCCCTGGCTGCCCTGCGTGACAACCATACCCACTCCGACATCCAGGTG AAACTCTTTGTGGTCCCCGCGGATGAGGCCCAGGCTCGAATCCCGTATGCCCGTGTCAACCACAACAAGTACATGGTGACTGAACGCGCCACCTACATCG GAACCTCCAACTGGTCGGGCAACTACTTCACGGAGACGGCGGGCACCTCGCTGCTGGTGACGCAGAACGGGAGGGGCAGTCTACGGAgccagctggaggccattttcctgaGGGACTGGGACTCCCCTTACAGCCATGACCTTGATGCCTCAGCTGACAGCGTGGGCAATGCCTGCCGCCTGCTCTGA